In Archaeoglobus profundus DSM 5631, the sequence AACGATTTTGTTGGCCTTTTCAACCATGCTTATGTGTTTCTTGAACATTTCCAAGTAATCTTCAGGCTTGGTAGGTTTCAAACCGTAGTGTTTGCTGAGCAAGTTAACTAGGAAGACGTGAGTTCCTCCAGCACTTTTGAACTGCTCTAGAGCCTTAAATTTGAGGTGGTTGTACAGGTGCATGTGATCATCGGTTATGATCATAAAGTGTAAGTGGTGTCCCGTGCATTTAAGCTTGACCTACTCAACCTGAAATCGACAAAAATCAACCCAAAAATCTTGGAATCAGCCCCTGCATCATCATGCAGTCTACCAAAACCAGAGCAACCATAGCCTCAAGAACTGGAATTGCTCTTGGAACAATGCAGGGATCGTGCCTACCCTTCACGACTATTTTATCTTCAACCATCTTCACCCAGTTTACAGTTTTCTGAGGCTTTGAAATTGATGGTGTTGGCTTTATTGCAACTCTGACGACTATATCCTCCCCATTTGAGATTCCACCCAAGATTCCCCCTGCGTTGTTCGTTGCAAATCCTATTTTACCTTCCTTCAATACAATCGGATCGTTGCACTCGCTTCCCCTCATTTTAGCAACCTTGAAGCCAGCTCCAATCTCAACTCCCTTAACTGCTGGCACACTCATCAATGCGAATGCCAGATAAGCATCGAGCTTAAAAAAGACTGGCTCACCCAAACCGGCTGGAACTCCCCTCGCAATTACTTCAGCTATACCTCCAACGCTGTCTCCCTCAGCCTTAGCCTTCAAAATAGTCTCTTCCATTCTCCTTGCAACATCCTCATCTGGACATCTAACAGCATTCGATTCAGCCAACCTGAAAATCTCGTCCAAATCGTATTCCTCCGGATTGATATCGCATCTTATTCCAGCAATCTCTCGCGTAAAACCCACGAGCCTGATTCCAAATCTCTGAAGGATTTTCTTCGCAATTGCACCTGCCATAACCCTCGCAACT encodes:
- the aroC gene encoding chorismate synthase — encoded protein: MVGNTFGYLFRVTTWGESHGKAVGCVVDGCPAGLELREEDIQRELDRRRPKSAISTARREKDEVVILSGVFEGKTLGTPISMLVYNRDVNSKPYEEIKHLFRPGHADYTYQAKFGLRDWRGGGRSSGRETVARVMAGAIAKKILQRFGIRLVGFTREIAGIRCDINPEEYDLDEIFRLAESNAVRCPDEDVARRMEETILKAKAEGDSVGGIAEVIARGVPAGLGEPVFFKLDAYLAFALMSVPAVKGVEIGAGFKVAKMRGSECNDPIVLKEGKIGFATNNAGGILGGISNGEDIVVRVAIKPTPSISKPQKTVNWVKMVEDKIVVKGRHDPCIVPRAIPVLEAMVALVLVDCMMMQGLIPRFLG